The genomic interval TTGGATTAGGCTCATGACACTTTTTTGGATCTTCAAACTTTTAGTCACATGCAATAGAAGGACAGAAACCACtccaatttaataaaatatatattttgaatattaacatgtgggtgagtaaatgatgacagaattttcaggAATCTTTTCTGtaagagtttttttctttctctttacagGTAAAGTACACTTGCCCCTAGCTATAAGAGTATTTCTTCTGGGCGGTAGACACTCTGGTAAGACATCTTCTGCAAATTGCATTTTGGGTAATGATGGACAAGAGGCTGACAACCAAAACCTAACAAGAGGTACTGTTATACACAAGGAGACAAAAATTGAAGTCATGGACACACAAGGCTGGACAACTGAGTGTCCAGATATCGCAGAGTTCAGAAGACAACTTCTCCATGACTGGGTTTCTGGTTCAGCCAGTGGAATCTGCACTCTCCTGCTGGTTGTCAATGCCAGTTCATCATTTACACTAAGGAACCTGAAAGCAGCTGAGGACCATCTGCATGCTCTGGGAGGGAAAGCATGGATCAGCACTGTTGTGTTGTTCACACATGGAGACTGGCTCTGTGATGTCAGTGTGGAGCAGTATATTGAAAGAGAAGGAGATGCACTTCAGACGCTGGTGGAGAAATGTGGAAACAGATACCAGGTTTTCAACAATAAGATTAAAGACAATGGCACTCAGGTCACAGAACTGATGCAGAAGATAGAGGAGATGGTGTtggaacaaataataaataatgcaaaaaatagaGAGAATATTCAACGACCTTTGGTAAATGATGAATTAAACTTTGGTGGGAAGGTACAGACTGGGGAAATACAAAAGACAGCTCTTAGAAGCTCTACAAACATCCTTCCTGGTgagttgttatatttttaacattagttgcccttttattttggaactattttaaaatttgcacttttgacttttttgtcagaattgtgagtttttAATCTCTCAGGTCATACTATTTTAACTCACAATAACAAGTTTATATCtcttaacaatttaaaaaaaaattctttacaaGTTTGAGTTAATATCTTGCAACTGTTTTCCTCAAGCTTCtgaaggaaatgtaaatgtaagtctGTACAGCAGAGGGtgcagcttttaaaatattttcttgtaaattaaaaagtaatgcattaaaagaaaataatctgaTTAAGTGACTTGTGTTACTAAATGTGTTACCGCCAACACTGCtggtttatatttttgcatgataCTGGATGTTGGTATTAATACTGGATGTTCTATTTGTTTATTACTCTTTTTGTAACAGGTGATACTAACATTCGAGGAGAGCATGAAATGATTGAGATCTCTGAACATTTACTCTCATCTACATCTACAGAACCAAAAATTACCACCACAGCCTTCAGCCTTTCACCGAATGAAAATCAAGCAATGGCCTGCAGGAGTATACGATTATCAAATTGGACCTCATTACCCAGTAACATTCATCAAAGGCTAGTATTGGTGCTCAATACCTCTGAATGGTTTCACCCAAATGAACTATGGATTGGTGTAAATAGGACAAATGGGCCTGAAACTGGTTCTCTTGCTGCATTTCATGTTTCAACAACTGAACAGGCAATGAATGTACAACAATTATTCAGGAGAGAATCACAGGGGGAAAGGTTTTGTTGGCCATCCCTTCCATATTACTACAGGAATACACCGTACACAGCTCAAACTGCAAAAGAAAGAGCCTTCATGGATTTTGTCCAATCAGAGAACCTGCAGAAACTAATTGACCAATGGGGCAACAGTAACATTGATGAGCTGGAGGCATTTATAGATTCTTATTTTGAGATGGTGTGGCAAGAGGCTATGAATGAGCCTAAATGCAGCAGCATGACTCCAACCGACTCTGAAAGTTCAGGCATCACTGAGAACGATCAGGGACATCTGGCCTCAATTGACAGGAAACTGTCAAAGCTTGACATCTTGGAGGGAGTACAAAGAGACTTGCAGGAGCTGAAGCAAACAATCAAGCACTGTAGTAGAATATTTCAGGAAATGAAGGACAGAGGTAAAGAGACACACGTCTCCAGCCAACCCTCTGAAGCAACTGCATCAGCAGAAAGTGAGGAAATGGGTCGATCAGTTGAAAAGTGAATGCCACagaaatggcaaaaatacaaatgtatttgtcaTGTTGGGTCATGACTTCCCTGTTTAAAGTGTAACAAgatgtgcatttttttgtctgccagaaaaaaagaaagctaaataaaaacgCAAGAGTGGgtgaacaaatataaataaatcctttcattaaaaatattataatacatctAGTATCACACAATTCTCATTCATGATCTGGAATTCTCTTGAACAGCTTGCAGATACTGCATTCTGTCCCCTGGGCCGTGTGAGAAAAATCTCAGATCAGAAATAAGTTTAAGATAAGTGCATTCACTGGTAGATTTACAAACATTGTTTCTCTGATTAATCGGTATACAAGATAAACTTCAAAAGGGCTAGGTTCTTTGTTGTGGCAGTTTAAAAGTCTATATGAGAAATCAATAGAGTTGAATTGCCTCCACCTAGTGGTCGAATGATGAAGCTACTGTTTTCCCATTCAGTCTCTAAAGGTTTAGAGAAGTTGCACATGCAGCGTAGCATGCTGTTACACATTAGGCATCCATAACCGCATCTTGTACGTAGCCTAATCGCAGAGcacataaaaaagcaataaaagtccaaaagtataatataattcTGAGGCATCTACACATTACGCGACAATTTTACTGCCGCCTGTTAACCCAGTATCACTGAAAGCTCGTGACAGAAAATCTACCTCTGCAGACAGATGAACCGTGAACGCGCACAGACCCCTTAAAGGCGCGTGACAGAGTGACGCCGCTTCCCTTTAAGAGTCCGGTATGCGTCACCTGACCAGGTCCACCGACCACCGACGAGGCAGGACTGTAACCTGCATTACTAGAAAAATAAGCAACTAAATAGCTAAGATCCACACGATATAGCACTGAAACGCGAAACACACTTGTCTTCAACCTCCCGCCATTGAAACGACTGGAAAGAGACAcgtcatcatcaccatcatcctCCGACCGGACTCGAAGGACACACGGGCTGCGACCGAATATCACCGAGGCTCCGGAATCCCGAACAGCTTTATAGTAGAGGATTAATCGACGGAGCGTTTGTAAAACTCGTTTTTAGGTGTTTGTTTAATTCATTACGTCGTAAAAAGAACCGGTTCGTCGCAAAACGCTCTGTAATTTCTGTTAGATGGGGTTTCGATACGTATGATAACCAAAGGTGACGTTTTAACGTATTAATTTGACCATTTATTTCACACGAGAGCCAGAAAACAGCTCGTCGTAGGGCGTTACGTAATAGAGGCATTATCCAGGGTGCTGAAACCAACCCATGCTAGACGCCTACGAGGGATTTTTTTAACGGTTCAGTtgagaacatatatatatattttttgcttttaaaaacgcAAATTCATCCGATCCGCCTGGAAACCGAAACGAGGAATTGACATTGACAGATTCGAGAGAGCCACCTTGGATTCCGTGTCTTTTTTTGTCGGCGAATATCATATGCATTTCGTCTGTCCTTCCCCCTGAAGTTGATTCTTGAGGTGGTTGTCGACGCTACCGGGAGAAAATGTCGGGACAGACTCTGACGGATCGCATCGCCGCGGCGCAGTACCAGCTCACCGGATCCGATGTGGCTCGTGCCGTTTGCAAAGCCACCACGCACGAGGTGATGGCGCCCAAGAAGAAGCACCTGGATTGTAAGTGAGACATTTTCCTAAGACCTGGCGCTGTCCAGTTCAGCACCACAGTTCAACGCGTACAATAACGAAGCTGTGTTTACCGTGCAATTAGCACAGCGTTCTGCATTATGCATGCTTTGCACTCAGCGAGGTTGTTTGCTACCAGTTGCAATTCTGTAAATGGAAAACATGCCTTTTAAGGGtgcattttatatacagtaaggAGCTTAGTGTGTGAAGCTGATTGAAGGCAAATTGACAGCGCAGAACATACCCTGAGGTATCTTTATGTGGGTGGCTTGTCTCAAGCTGTGAAGACAGAAGGAAATCAACTGCATTCGGACAGGACAGAGAGGCTACAAAGCATCTTCATGTCGGCCTCGAGCTCTGTGTCCTGCAGGAGAAGGCCTTCTGAATTATAAATCGATCAGCTAAAGCATGCATGTATTATTTACAAAGCCAAAGGTGAGGACACTGGTATGCAAGCAGAGGAATTAAAAGCCTCGTGTGTGTGAATATCAGCGATCCATTCATCAGGGAATCATACATGATGCTTAAGATGTTTCCTGATATCACAGGCCACTTAGGCTCTTCTGAAATCCATTTGGTCACAGTTTAGCACTTGTGGAAAGATGCACTGTTCGTTGCACAGAAACAAACTAATTCTACTTCAGTAGTGTTAAGTGTTAGTGACAAAGAAATGTGTTTGATGAGTTTTTGTCTCATTACTTCcgtcatttttttgttgaattggAAGGCGTGAGGGGTGTTGGTGAGGTTGTCATGGAAACTGAAGTGGATTATTAGGGAAGGGGGAGGAGTGAGTGACATCATGATGACATGCTATCAGTTTGCACAAGTGggtcttcattttaaaacagataGGCTTCATTTGCTTTgaattgaataataattaatttactttaaatttatttaatttaggaaGCCCTccgtagtgaatgggtgccttcaaaaaataaaaaataaaacagctgctaaaaacacCATAATAATACACAAGTAATCTATACCACTCTAGTCCAACAATTAACATCTTATGAGTGAAAAGCTGGATATTTGtaagaaatatatgtattaaaaaatatgtattatgatggatttttttcttacaaacatgcagattATTATACTTCACAATATGTTAATTGATACATATTAATTGTTGCAGGTTGTTAGGCTTTTCTATCAGTGttgctgtaaatattaatttttaatagtaaaatgctgtttatttttatatgaatgcaatgttgtattttttgtattatatttggCGGGGTTGATAAGTTTGATGTTGCACCATATATAGTAGAAATGAGACCCAAGCAGCCATTTAGACATGTGCTCACATTAATGAGGCCTAGCAAAtgactgcatgtgtgtgtgtgtgtgtgtgtgtgtgtttgcaatgTGTCTGTATTTACACTGCCTGTAATCCGGTCACATGAAGCACGGCGTCTTGAGCAATTCCATAATCCCAGTGAGCTGCACCTGCTCACATTTTCATAACAGCTAAATGTACAGGGAGCGCTGTTTCATACTTCAATATATTATGACATTATATAGCAACATATTGCACTAGTGCTGACACACTGTATctcagtgtgtgttttaatcTGAACTATTATTGGCTTCTTAACTCCACTGCAGTGTGTTCTCTAGCAGCCATGACTAACATATTGGCACCCTAAGCACATGTTATATGGTATTTAAGACAAGCTCAGAAGAAGAAGATTTCAGGGTCATATTGCACACCaaatcaaaatacagaaaaaaatatttacattttgattaaagtaaatgaatcctgtttaaatactataaatatttttgttcaatattGTCATGactattaaacacatttttctccaAACCTCCCGATGCTGATTTTGTACTGAGTACAGTATTGAGTACAGTATTGAGAATTTAAGGATAATCCCCACTGAGAATAATAACTTTGTTGcttgatgctaaaaaaaaaaaaaaagaaagaaatatatagaaatgttttaaaacgtaaaatgtAACCTGGACATGTTTTCATGTGTTTATCCatttttcagttctttttttttggtcccaTTTGACTGGAAGCTGATATTGTATCAGACAAAAAAGTGAATGTGTGTGGTCGTGTGTGTGGTTAATTATTGAAGGGACTTTATTTAGACCTGTCAAGTATGATTACCTTCACACTCCATGTACAGTATGTTTCCGAACGTTAATTTCTACTGAATCTGGAAAGATAGATTTTCATGACACACATTTGATTTCCTTAGATTTTGTTCAAAAAGCAAATACTGAATGACCTCAATCTCTCTGTCTAGAACAGGTCTTTCATTATTTCCCTCATGCATTCCACTACATGCAGTATGTTGTTGCATGCAAGAAAAATGCTCAGTCATATTGTTATTTATCTCCGTGGGGCTGTTTCTTGCTTCAGTAATGCAATTGCGGATATGAATTTTCCCCTTGAGAATCTGTCTGTTGGTTCAATATTTATAAAGCTCTCAAAGATCTTAATCTACATTGCAGTACATACTGCTGTAGtggtaaatgtgtgtttttttgtgtgtgcagatCTGATCTCAGCCACCAATGAGACAAATGTGAACATCCCCCAGATGGCTGACACACTATTTGAAAGAGCCACTAATGCCAGCTGGGTGGTCGTGTTTAAAGCTCTAACCACGACCCACCATATCTGCATCTATGGCAATGAGGTGAGGTGCTACTTGCTGATTAATCTTCTCCTTTTAGTCAAACTGTTAATATTGAAACTGACAGATACCCAATACTAAAATACTATGGTCTTTTGTGTTCCCTGCAGAGATTCATCCAGTATTTGGCCTCAAGGACTTCCCTGTTTAATCTCAGCAACTTTATTGACAAAACTGGCTCCCATGGTAAGTTTCTGTACatttgtgtgtgatttaaatgaatgaagttAGATTTGATTTGAAATCCTTTAATCAGTAACATGTTTAGCCAGTCTATAAAAGTAAATTGTTTGAAATTGTATGTTTATGGCTGCTAAGTGctggtttttcttttctgtctacAAGGCTATGACATGTCTACATTCATCAGACGATATGCACGGTACTTAAATGAAAAGGCATATGCTTACCGTGCAATGGCCTTTGACTTCACTCGAGTCAAGAAGGGGTAGGTCGATGGATTCTGGGATTAGAAGGACACATTGGCAACACTTATACACTGTTTGCTCCaagtaatgaaatattatgtCAGAGTGCATTTTTAATAGCATGTTGTTTGCATGCATGAAGGTAAGAAACACTAGAAGGGACTGTCATCTCTGTTTGAGAGAATGAAAGGATGGTTTCACAGGATTCATAAAGTATAAGCAATCTTGCTTAtgtattgtgtgtgtctgtgtgtgtgtgtctgtgtgtgtgtgtgcgttcacACAGAGCTGACGGAGTGATGAGGACTATGGCTCCTGACAAGCTTTTGAAGGCCATGCCTGCCCTTCAGACACAAGTAGACACACTGCTGGAGTTTGATGTGAGTAACATCTCCCACAACATCTGGGACTTTCTGTCTGAGGCAGAAGAAGAACATTTAAGATTGATCAGCCTATTGTTGTAGTCTTAATGATTGTGGTTTGCCCACTGATTTAGTTTTTCAATGGTTTGTTGtcttgattgtatttttttcaaaatactttATCATTATTTGGTCAGGAACAGAAGGTCAAACTCTATTTTATTGTTcacattactgttttaaatgtcctcttttgttttttctcttccctTCACCATTTTTTCAGGTTCATCCTAAAGACTTGAACAACGGCATCATAAATGCAGCATTCATGCTTCTCTTTAAGGATCTGATAAAACTCTTCGCCTCCTACAATGATGGCATCATCAATTTATTAGGTATGTGATAacctattgttttatttcaaactctGAAAAATCTCTGTTCGTCCCCTGAAACCggtctgtttttaattatacagagaaatatttcaaaatgaagaaGTCTGAGTGCAAGGATTCTCTGGACATTTATAAGAAATTTCTGACCCGGGTGACCAAAATTGCAGAGTTCATGAAAATTGCAGAGGTAAGGCCAAATGCCAAAAGAgatgttttcttaaatatttggataaaatgtaaattcacagtattttttattgtgtttctgtTGCAGCAAGTAGGAGTGGATAAGAATGACATCCCTGACATCTCTTATGTAAGTCAGCCACttgaaagaaacatttgttttttcatgctGGTACTTTTCTAGTTCTTAATTAATATTAGAATCAGGTCAAGTATTGATTTCTTGATGTCAACAGCTTATAGCATGGAAAGAATCTAACaaccttttaaaacaataaagtaaAGCTGGTGTGAGTTTCAAAGAGCTTTTCATCCATCCTAACCAAGAGTCATTATCAAAACGCCTTCCCGTGGGGATTCCCAGTGTTTGCACCCCCGCGTAGTTGCAGACCTGGCAGATTCAGACAATGAAGACTGTCCTTTTAAAGACTGCTGCAACGAAGAGCCGGTAACCATGGGAACTGAAATGGGACACAATATGCAACTCAGTGCATTGCTTTTACCTGCTTGTAAAGAACCCCTTCCTGACTGGGCTTGTCACAAAACAAATGCGGTTACTGGatattttatagcaataataagAAACTCATACTGTTGTcttctgtgaagctgctttatagctaaaataagctaattttgcaacatttacACTGTTATTTACCTGCTTCAGTCATGCTATGCAAGTGACTTTTTTGACATGAATTTCTCTCTAAAACCAAGAGCTCACATCATAATTAGCCTTTTGTTCTGAAGCTGAGGAAAGCAATGCACTGAAGTCCAATTCTTTCCCACAGTTTGAGCTTTGAGCTGATTTTGCAGTGCTGTGAGGAGTGTTTTGGATAAAGTTTTTCACCGGGTTTTGATGTGgtgtttaattgtttgaatTTGGCGTGGAGATGTCAAAATCAAAAATGCCCAGATGCTATGATTTTTGTACTGTCTTCACACTGTCTTCCTTTTCTcatcatatgtgtgtgtgttttattctgcTGTCCTCAGGCTCCCAGCAGTATTCTGGAGTCTCTAGAGGCACATATGAACAGTCTAGAGGGCAAGAAAGGGTACGAGATCCCTGAACTCATTCTAAATCATTCTC from Puntigrus tetrazona isolate hp1 chromosome 4, ASM1883169v1, whole genome shotgun sequence carries:
- the si:ch211-214j24.15 gene encoding GTPase IMAP family member 8, with translation MALKGTSQYQRNVKHLFELRIILLGGRNSGKNLVGNTILNQEEFVLHERTTCLKRKAEVQGRSVTVVDTPGWWCDFSAQDTPELVRREIRHSVSICHPGPHIFLLVVKTDSVFIEKRRRAIEEHVELLGEDVWNHTIVLFTKGKNSGNKSFEDHVQASGKPLKWLLEKCSGRFHVLDTQETCNPTQVMELMGKIDKMLAEDERYQFEMDVKTLQEIKDRKREVELKAYKRLMNIQKQRSTLKVHSSHQQNIRLILLGAKGSGKSSTGNSILAAGSDLRFKANKRTTQCVKETLTVAGRQVTVVDTPGWWMNYFTQDSSAFDKEEIVKSVYLCPPGPHIFLLVVRLDRSFTEIYRRAIEEHVELISKDVWNHSVVLFTFGDWLGETTIEQYIESEGKTLQWLVKRCGNHYHVLNNKNLGNKFQITELLEKIEEMTAGSHFKTDESLFKEMKRKWQEEENRAKIRYENVLRQRQSLGALKSKVHLPLAIRVFLLGGRHSGKTSSANCILGNDGQEADNQNLTRGTVIHKETKIEVMDTQGWTTECPDIAEFRRQLLHDWVSGSASGICTLLLVVNASSSFTLRNLKAAEDHLHALGGKAWISTVVLFTHGDWLCDVSVEQYIEREGDALQTLVEKCGNRYQVFNNKIKDNGTQVTELMQKIEEMVLEQIINNAKNRENIQRPLVNDELNFGGKVQTGEIQKTALRSSTNILPGDTNIRGEHEMIEISEHLLSSTSTEPKITTTAFSLSPNENQAMACRSIRLSNWTSLPSNIHQRLVLVLNTSEWFHPNELWIGVNRTNGPETGSLAAFHVSTTEQAMNVQQLFRRESQGERFCWPSLPYYYRNTPYTAQTAKERAFMDFVQSENLQKLIDQWGNSNIDELEAFIDSYFEMVWQEAMNEPKCSSMTPTDSESSGITENDQGHLASIDRKLSKLDILEGVQRDLQELKQTIKHCSRIFQEMKDRGKETHVSSQPSEATASAESEEMGRSVEK
- the snap91b gene encoding clathrin coat assembly protein AP180 isoform X4, which gives rise to MSGQTLTDRIAAAQYQLTGSDVARAVCKATTHEVMAPKKKHLDYLISATNETNVNIPQMADTLFERATNASWVVVFKALTTTHHICIYGNERFIQYLASRTSLFNLSNFIDKTGSHGYDMSTFIRRYARYLNEKAYAYRAMAFDFTRVKKGADGVMRTMAPDKLLKAMPALQTQVDTLLEFDVHPKDLNNGIINAAFMLLFKDLIKLFASYNDGIINLLEKYFKMKKSECKDSLDIYKKFLTRVTKIAEFMKIAEQVGVDKNDIPDISYAPSSILESLEAHMNSLEGKKGEGSPTKGSPTNNVSPTSTPAKSAAAVPTLEPPRAEAAPAAAETATDSLLDLDPLSSSGPSTGASAAPTSWGDLLGSDVFAAPAAETAASAEGGAAATTPTPAADGTAPTESAGAGEAKPAAPAAAAAGGDLMSAFDGLGDVLMPAMAPQGAGATSPVKPMGGDLDSAMANMASNLAVGNQKPGEAAGGANWQAQVPTPSWGVAMPGAGAMPGSPMMAAQQPMMRPQFPAAGAPGQPMSPGMAQSPRKPPPPKDPLADLNIKDFM